In Acaryochloris marina S15, a single genomic region encodes these proteins:
- the tsaA gene encoding tRNA (N6-threonylcarbamoyladenosine(37)-N6)-methyltransferase TrmO codes for MPIPNPLPNLNEVSLTPIAYIRSCYPERFGIPRQAGLVESAKAAIVFPHTDQQWHSLRGIESFSHIWVIFLLHGQSFSKFRPLVRPPRLGGNKSMGVYATRSPNRPNQIGLSAVPLDQVEQTPTEILLHIHGGDFLDGTPVLDIKPYVPYADAIATATSAWADDADPLLPVEWSPEATASLISTLTGDRNEIQPMISDVIAQDPRPGYERRKDGQPGQEWNMRLAGFDIFWKVEAGIATVTRLFPLSSSDDIPS; via the coding sequence ATGCCGATCCCTAATCCCCTTCCCAACTTGAATGAGGTATCTTTAACCCCGATTGCCTATATTCGATCTTGCTATCCTGAACGCTTTGGTATTCCTCGACAGGCCGGATTAGTGGAATCTGCAAAAGCAGCCATTGTCTTTCCCCACACCGATCAGCAGTGGCATTCATTGCGAGGAATTGAGAGCTTTTCCCATATATGGGTAATCTTTCTGCTACATGGTCAGTCCTTTTCCAAGTTTCGTCCCCTGGTGCGTCCACCCCGCCTGGGTGGAAACAAGAGCATGGGGGTTTATGCAACCCGCAGTCCCAATCGTCCGAATCAGATCGGACTGAGTGCAGTGCCTTTGGATCAAGTGGAACAGACCCCAACCGAAATATTGCTCCATATCCATGGAGGAGACTTTTTAGACGGTACACCCGTGTTGGATATTAAGCCCTATGTACCGTATGCAGACGCGATCGCAACTGCAACCAGTGCTTGGGCTGATGATGCAGATCCCCTATTGCCTGTGGAATGGAGTCCCGAAGCAACGGCTAGCCTCATCTCAACATTGACGGGGGATCGAAATGAAATCCAACCGATGATTTCGGATGTGATTGCCCAAGATCCTCGCCCAGGTTATGAGCGCAGGAAAGATGGTCAACCCGGGCAAGAGTGGAATATGCGGCTAGCAGGGTTTGATATTTTCTGGAAAGTCGAGGCAGGAATAGCAACAGTCACTCGACTATTTCCCCTATCCAGCTCCGATGACATCCCCAGCTAA
- a CDS encoding TrmH family RNA methyltransferase encodes MQYSFILVEPEVPENLGAAARALNTMGHTDLRLVRPRCDRNSEKAQVLAHGSQAVLNAAPIYQTLSEALHDIDFACATTARHRYEKYQYISVREVPQQLQAKGESLQHVAFVFGGERSGLNRQDIDRCDLITTIPQDNPHPSLNLAQAVMVYSFMLSESAVQIKDQRLNRDPMPPLEYANLKHSSLQLMERIGLAERYQKYVTRGLALLGAEDLYLLHNIRACFDRTLDRLEAKQGKNNHADP; translated from the coding sequence ATGCAGTACTCATTTATCCTAGTTGAACCAGAAGTTCCAGAAAATTTGGGGGCTGCGGCTCGGGCTTTAAATACAATGGGCCATACGGATTTGCGGCTGGTGCGACCTCGATGCGATCGCAACTCAGAAAAAGCCCAAGTCCTGGCCCACGGTTCCCAAGCAGTCCTCAATGCGGCTCCCATTTATCAGACTTTATCAGAGGCGTTGCATGACATTGATTTTGCCTGCGCCACCACCGCCCGCCATCGCTATGAGAAGTATCAATATATTTCAGTGCGGGAGGTGCCCCAACAGTTACAAGCAAAGGGAGAGAGCCTACAGCACGTTGCATTTGTCTTTGGGGGAGAACGGTCTGGCTTGAATCGACAAGATATCGATCGCTGCGATCTGATCACGACCATTCCTCAGGACAATCCTCATCCTTCATTGAACTTGGCCCAGGCTGTGATGGTGTATAGCTTTATGCTGTCAGAGTCAGCAGTCCAAATTAAAGACCAGCGGCTGAATCGTGACCCCATGCCCCCGCTCGAATATGCCAATCTCAAACACTCCTCCCTACAGCTTATGGAGCGCATTGGATTGGCAGAACGCTATCAGAAATACGTTACTCGCGGTTTGGCACTATTGGGCGCTGAAGATCTATATTTACTGCATAATATTCGAGCCTGCTTTGATCGCACCTTAGATCGCCTAGAAGCCAAGCAGGGTAAAAATAATCATGCCGATCCCTAA
- a CDS encoding DUF4282 domain-containing protein: protein MASRKGFFAKLFDLSFSEFIAIQIAGVLYGIGILFIGLAALLILFAGLRGGPLPAIGALILAPLVFMLNIIFFRITLEAFISSIRTAENTGRIANSINR, encoded by the coding sequence ATGGCCTCTCGAAAGGGATTCTTTGCTAAGCTCTTTGACCTGTCTTTCTCTGAATTTATTGCGATTCAAATCGCAGGAGTCCTTTATGGGATAGGTATTTTATTCATTGGTCTGGCTGCTTTACTCATTCTATTCGCAGGGTTACGAGGAGGTCCACTTCCAGCCATTGGTGCTTTGATTCTTGCACCACTCGTGTTCATGCTGAACATTATCTTTTTCAGAATCACATTAGAAGCATTTATCTCTTCAATTAGAACTGCTGAAAATACCGGCCGTATTGCAAATTCAATTAACCGATAA